From a single Prionailurus bengalensis isolate Pbe53 chromosome A1, Fcat_Pben_1.1_paternal_pri, whole genome shotgun sequence genomic region:
- the WDR36 gene encoding WD repeat-containing protein 36, protein MEGGTRGRTSSALFAGFRALGLFSNDIPHVVRFSALKRRFYVTTCVGKSFHTYDVQKLSLVAVSNSVPQDICCMAADGRLVFAAYGNVFSAFARNKEVVHTFKGHKAEIHLLQPFGDHIISVDTDSILIIWHIYSEEEYLQLTFDKSVFKISAILHPSTYLNKILLGSEQGSLQLWNVKSNKLLYTFLGWKIGVTALQQAPAVDVVAVGLMSGQVIIHNIKFDETLMKFRQDWGPITSISFRTDGHPIMAAGSPCGHIGLWDLEDKKLINQMRNAHSTAIAGLTFLHREPLLVTNGADNALRIWIFDGPTGEGRLLRFRMGHSAPLTKIRYYGQNGQQILSASQDGTLQSFSTIHEKFNKSLGHGLINKKRVKRKGLQNALSVRLPPITNFAAEEARESDWDSIIACHQGKLSCSTWNYQRSTIGAYFLKPKELKTDDITATAVDITSCGNFAVIGLSSGTVDVYNMQSGIHRGSFGEDQAHKGSVRGVAVDGLNQLTITTGSEGLLKFWNFKNKILIHSMSLDSSPNMMLLHRDSGILGLALDDFSISVLDIETRKIVREFSGHHGQINDLAFSPDGRWLISASMDCTVRTWDLPSGCLIDSFLLDSAPLNVTMSPTGDFLATSHVDHLGIYLWSNVSLYSVVSLRPLPTDYVPSVVMLPGTCQTQDVELSEETIEPSDEMIEYDSPEQLNEQLVTLSLLPESRWKNLLNLDVIKKKNKPKEPPKVPKSAPFFIPTIPGLVPRYAAPEQNNDPHQSKVVNLGILAQKSDFCLKLEEGLVNNKYEAALNLLKELGPSGIETELRSLSPDCGGSIEVMQSFLKMIGMMLDRKRDFELAQAYLALFLKLHLKLLPSEPVLLEELTKLSSQVEENWIHLQSLFNQSMCILNYIKSALL, encoded by the exons ATGGAGGGTGGGACGCGAGGTCGAACCAGCAGCGCGCTTTTCGCGGGTTTCCGGGCTTTGGGGCTTTTTAGCAACGACATTCCACACGTGGTGCGGTTCAGTGCTCTGAAGCGCCGATTCTATGTGACGACCTGCGTGGGCAAGAGCTTCCACACCTATGAC gttcaGAAACTTAGTCTGGTGGCAGTAA GTAACTCTGTCCCACAGGATATCTGCTGTATGGCAGCTGATGGGAGGCTAGTCTTTGCTGCTTATGggaatgttttctctgcatttgCCCGTAATAAAGAG GTAGTACACACCTTTAAGGGTCATAAAGCAGAAATCCATCTGCTGCAACCCTTTGGGGATCACATTATCTCTGTTGATACTGACAGCATTCTTATTATTTGGCACATATATTCAGAAG AGGAATATCTGCAATTGACTTTTGAtaaatcagtatttaaaatttctgcAATTTTGCACCCAAGTACCTACTTGAATAAAATACTTCTTGGCAGTGAACAAGGAAGCCTACAGTTGTGGAATGTAAAATCCAA TAAGCTTCTGTATACGTTTCTGGGATGGAAAATTGGAGTCACAGCTCTTCAGCAG GCACCAGCTGTGGATGTTGTTGCTGTTGGTCTTATGTCAGGTCAGGTTATCATTCACAACATTAAATTCGATGAAACATTAATGAAGTTTCGTCAAGACTGGGGACCTATTACTTCAATTTCATTTCGTACAG atGGTCATCCAATAATGGCAGCTGGAAGCCCATGTGGCCATATTGGACTCTGGGATCTAGAAGACAAAAAGTTAATCAATCAGATGAGAAATGCTCATTCTACAGCGATTGCCGGACTGACATTTCTCCATAGAGAGCCCCTTCTTGTCACAAATGGTGCCGACAATGCTCTGAgg ATATGGATATTTGATGGTCCTACAGGTGAAGGCCGGCTTTTGAGATTCAGAATGGGACATAGTGCTCCTCTTACCAAAATCAGATATTATGGACAAAACGGACAGCAAATTCTTAGTGCAA GTCAAGATGGAACTCTTCAATCATTTTCCACAATACATGAAAAATTTAACAAGAGTTTGGGACATG GATTAATAAATAAGAAGAGAGTCAAACGTAAAGGACTTCAGAATGCCTTGTCAGTAAGACTTCCACCCATCACAAATTTTGCAGCTG agGAGGCTCGTGAAAGTGACTGGGATAGTATCATTGCTTGCCATCAAGGTAAACTGTCTTGTTCAACTTGGAACTATCAGAGATCTACCATAGGCGCTTACTTTCTCAAGCCaaaagagctgaagacagatgacATAACCGCAACA gcagTAGATATAACTTCTTGTGGAAACTTCGCTGTAATTGGTCTGTCATCAGGAACTGTAGATGTATATAATATGCAGTCTGGTATTCATCGAGGAAGTTTTGGCGAGGATCAAG CTCATAAAGGATCTGTTAGAGGTGTTGCAGTGGATGGCTTAAACCAGTTGACAATTACAACTGGTAGTGAAGGATTACTCAAGTtctggaactttaaaaacaaaattttaatacacTCTATGAGCCTTGATTCGTCTCCGAATATGATGCTGCTACATAGAGACAG TGGCATTCTGGGACTTGCCTTGGATGACTTCTCCATTAGTGTTCTGGATATTGAAACTAGGAAGATTGTCAGAGAGTTTTCTGGACACCACGGCCAAATAAATGACCTG gCTTTCAGTCCTGATGGTCGTTGGTTAATAAGTGCTTCAATGGATTGCACTGTTAGAACTTGGGACCTTCCATCTGGGtg CCTTATAGACAGCTTTTTGTTGGACTCTGCTCCTCTCAATGTTACTATGTCCCCTACTGGAGACTTTCTGGCTACTTCCCACGTAGACCACCTTGGAATTTATCTTTG gtCCAATGTTTCACTGTATTCAGTTGTTTCACTACGCCCACTTCCCACAGATTATGTTCCTTCAGTAGTGATGCTTCCTGGTACTTGTCAAACCCAAG atgtgGAATTATCAGAAGAAACCATAGAACCAAGTGATGAAATGATAGAGTATGATTCCCCAGAACAGTTGAATGAGCAGTTGGTGACTCTGTCACTCCTCCCTGAATCACGGTGGAAAAACCTTCTTAATCTTGATGTTATTAAG aaaaagaataaaccaaaGGAACCACCCAAAGTACCCAAATCAGCACCATTTTTTATTCCAACAATTCCTGGCCTTGTACCCAGATATGCTGCACCTGAACAAAATAATGATCCCCATCAG tctaAAGTGGTGAATCTTGGAATTTTGGCTCAAAAATCAGATTTCTGCTTGAAACTTGAAGAAGGACtggtaaataataaat ATGAAGCTGCTCTTAACCTTCTGAAAGAATTAGGCCCATCAGGAATTGAAACAGAGCTGCGCAGCTTGTCTCCTGACTGCGGTGGGTCTATAGAAGTGATGCAGAGCTTCTTAAAAATGATCGGGATGATGTTGGACAGAAAGCGTGATTTTGAGTTAGCCCAGGCATATCTTGCATTGTTTCTAAAG ttacatCTTAAATTGCTTCCTTCAGAACCAGTACTTCTAGAAGAATTGACAAAGTTGTCATCACAAGTGGAAGAAAACTGGATCCATTTACAGTCACTCTTCAATCAAagcatgtgtattttaaattatataaaaagtgctttgttataa